One genomic window of Halogeometricum rufum includes the following:
- a CDS encoding flippase-like domain-containing protein, whose product MIVDVIIPAYNEADHFRQLEERLLEPLRSVDRDWEFRVYLVVNDDSTDESPELADELAERCEEVRVVHRTVDPGFGNALKHGFVESDGDVVVPFMADYSDDPFDIPKLVDEIENGYDFVYGSRFAPGGTVEGYSPLKLFYNRSFNNLVRLLFGVRERDITNAFSAYRRTVISSIGPENIDSESFDITAELPLRAHIKGFRSTEVPVSWRSREAGVSKLNATRKGPLYVKRLLEQFVVGNAAAMRDLTESVTSQSKSRLLSSVVFGIVILLVLLSISGMNSVFDILRNANPAWIAVAAAAYLGSFVIRTWRWRVLLRTSGHLASRGGVFRSILAGWFINFLVPARGGDILRGLALKTTEDVPFSVGTGTIVIARIFDMLVLALGLFAVSLLFVDSRYTIYLGVGAVGLAAVMLAGLGAVYYFGDWVSDRFEHWIADIRESIRAVREALQESATNPFGLSLAFLLSIPVWVLEASTLFFTARALSLSIPPAPVVAAGIAAFVSQAVPVTPAGIGTFEATITAVLSLSGVEQNVGTSLSILDHFMRLAVVYLFGAVSVVHIGFRSRTYFRKKRRESNTSPVE is encoded by the coding sequence ATGATCGTCGACGTCATCATCCCGGCGTACAACGAGGCGGACCACTTCCGTCAGCTGGAGGAACGCCTCCTCGAACCGCTCCGATCGGTCGACAGGGACTGGGAGTTCAGAGTCTACCTCGTGGTCAACGACGACAGCACCGACGAGTCACCGGAACTCGCCGACGAGTTGGCCGAGCGGTGCGAGGAGGTACGGGTCGTTCACCGGACCGTCGACCCCGGATTCGGGAACGCACTCAAGCACGGCTTCGTCGAGAGCGACGGCGACGTCGTCGTCCCGTTCATGGCTGATTACTCCGACGACCCGTTCGACATCCCGAAACTCGTCGACGAGATCGAGAACGGATACGACTTCGTCTACGGGTCACGATTCGCTCCGGGTGGGACGGTAGAAGGGTACTCGCCGCTGAAGCTGTTTTACAACCGCAGCTTCAACAACCTCGTCCGCCTGCTGTTCGGTGTCCGGGAGCGGGACATCACCAACGCGTTCTCCGCGTACAGACGCACCGTCATCTCGTCGATCGGACCGGAGAACATCGACTCCGAGAGTTTCGACATCACGGCCGAACTGCCGTTGCGCGCGCACATCAAAGGATTTCGGAGTACGGAAGTTCCAGTCTCTTGGCGGAGCCGAGAAGCCGGCGTGAGCAAACTCAACGCGACTCGGAAGGGTCCGTTGTACGTGAAGCGTCTGCTCGAACAGTTCGTCGTCGGAAACGCCGCCGCGATGCGCGACCTCACCGAGAGCGTGACCAGCCAGAGCAAATCGCGTCTCCTGAGCAGCGTCGTCTTCGGCATCGTGATACTGCTCGTCCTACTCTCGATATCGGGGATGAACAGCGTGTTCGACATCCTCCGCAACGCGAACCCGGCGTGGATCGCGGTCGCCGCGGCCGCGTACCTGGGTTCGTTCGTGATACGTACCTGGCGGTGGCGGGTGCTGTTGCGGACGAGCGGACACCTCGCCAGCCGGGGGGGCGTGTTCAGGAGCATTCTCGCGGGCTGGTTCATCAACTTCCTCGTCCCGGCACGGGGCGGCGACATCCTTCGTGGTCTCGCGCTCAAGACGACCGAAGACGTCCCCTTCAGCGTCGGCACTGGGACCATCGTCATCGCCAGAATCTTCGACATGCTGGTCCTCGCACTGGGACTGTTCGCCGTCTCGCTGCTGTTCGTCGACTCCCGTTACACCATCTACCTCGGCGTCGGTGCGGTCGGTCTGGCAGCAGTCATGCTTGCGGGACTCGGAGCTGTCTACTACTTCGGTGACTGGGTGTCCGACCGGTTCGAACACTGGATCGCCGACATCAGGGAGTCGATTCGAGCGGTCCGAGAGGCGCTACAGGAGAGCGCGACGAACCCGTTCGGCCTCTCGCTCGCGTTCCTCCTCTCGATTCCAGTCTGGGTTCTAGAGGCGAGTACGCTGTTCTTCACCGCTCGAGCGCTCAGCCTCTCGATTCCCCCGGCTCCCGTCGTCGCGGCCGGTATCGCCGCGTTCGTCTCGCAGGCGGTTCCCGTGACGCCCGCAGGTATCGGCACGTTCGAGGCGACGATCACAGCCGTCCTGTCGTTATCCGGGGTCGAGCAGAACGTCGGGACGAGCCTCAGCATTCTCGACCACTTCATGCGACTGGCCGTCGTCTACCTGTTCGGTGCCGTGAGCGTCGTCCACATCGGATTCCGTTCGCGGACGTACTTCCGGAAGAAACGGCGCGAGTCGAATACGAGCCCCGTGGAATGA
- a CDS encoding glycosyltransferase family 39 protein, producing MNAESIAKPISTNLRSVASENAARLLFSLSLVVNLAFVAFRQNFYSVTTWENGEIARNLIMGLGYSSSYLTGTTHVTSVMAPVYVFFLTGVYEVFGITPTAYVFVQVLQAVVQAGSIVVLYLVGKRLFGHWIGFLGGGLMALYPDYVYSVTVIHQLVFTTFLILLLVYSLLWFRDDATKRRAVVVGSVLGVTILTFPMALIFSPFVALWIFLQVQGRSRLAALRLVTVVTLTTIAFVAPWAIRNTLVHDRFVLMKLVGWNFWRGNAPPAIHTGVPNDFHHISPALDARISTMSEARADAVFFERATEYVLAHPVVFAEKVVSSMWYFWWFPPVLDVHEYQVGLLRSLAYLPVFVAGALGIALTGVRRGGVMLIYFLFVAFTGGYSLFFVLSRYKVPTVQPFLILFAAIGVYWLYRKGRHVARNRSNSRAADDPAT from the coding sequence ATGAACGCTGAATCGATAGCGAAACCGATATCGACGAATCTTCGATCAGTAGCGTCCGAGAACGCGGCCCGTCTCCTCTTCTCTCTGTCGTTGGTCGTCAACCTCGCGTTCGTCGCGTTCAGACAGAACTTCTACTCTGTGACGACGTGGGAGAACGGCGAAATCGCTCGGAACCTCATCATGGGACTGGGGTACAGTTCGAGCTACCTCACCGGCACGACGCACGTCACGTCGGTGATGGCGCCGGTGTACGTGTTCTTCCTCACGGGCGTGTACGAGGTGTTCGGTATCACACCGACGGCCTACGTCTTCGTCCAGGTGCTTCAGGCGGTCGTACAGGCGGGTTCGATCGTCGTTCTCTACCTCGTCGGAAAGCGGTTGTTCGGCCACTGGATCGGCTTTCTCGGTGGTGGTCTCATGGCGCTGTACCCGGACTACGTCTACTCGGTCACGGTCATCCACCAGCTCGTGTTCACGACGTTCTTGATCCTGCTTCTCGTCTACAGTCTTCTGTGGTTCCGGGACGACGCGACGAAGCGACGGGCGGTGGTCGTCGGGAGCGTCCTCGGCGTGACGATACTCACGTTCCCGATGGCGCTCATCTTCTCCCCGTTCGTCGCGCTGTGGATATTCCTGCAGGTGCAGGGTCGCTCCCGTCTGGCCGCGCTTCGGTTAGTGACGGTGGTCACGCTGACGACGATCGCGTTCGTCGCTCCGTGGGCCATCAGGAACACGCTCGTCCACGACCGGTTCGTGTTGATGAAACTCGTCGGCTGGAACTTCTGGCGGGGGAACGCGCCGCCGGCGATTCACACGGGAGTTCCCAACGACTTCCACCACATCAGCCCCGCGCTCGATGCCCGAATCAGCACGATGTCCGAAGCCCGCGCCGACGCGGTGTTCTTCGAACGCGCTACCGAGTACGTTCTCGCCCATCCCGTCGTGTTCGCCGAGAAAGTCGTCTCCTCGATGTGGTACTTCTGGTGGTTCCCGCCCGTCCTCGACGTCCACGAGTATCAGGTCGGTCTGCTCCGGAGTCTCGCCTACCTGCCCGTGTTCGTCGCCGGCGCCCTCGGCATCGCACTCACGGGCGTTCGGAGAGGCGGCGTGATGCTGATCTACTTCCTGTTCGTCGCTTTCACCGGTGGTTACAGCCTCTTCTTCGTCCTGTCGCGATACAAGGTGCCGACGGTACAGCCGTTCTTGATACTCTTCGCCGCCATCGGAGTCTACTGGCTGTATCGGAAGGGTCGACACGTAGCCAGGAATCGGTCGAACTCCCGGGCGGCCGATGACCCAGCGACGTAA
- a CDS encoding glycosyltransferase, whose product MKVMFIPDFTDGNPYQRRLAEGISTDGTDVTFASGYPLSTLRTVAETRPDVVHFHWIAPFLVSESRLVSYAKSTVFLLATLTAKLMRIDVVWTVHNVLDHERRHPRIELFGRRVFARLCDELIVHCEAARDTVVERYRLPTSRHVHVIPHGHYETSHRNTVSRDEARDRLGVASDSTVFLYLGQIRPYKQVPQLIDAVASLPDEDVRLLVAGKPSDESHAREVRRRAESDPRVDATLSFVPDEDVQVYFNASDAVVLPYRDILTSGSAILGMTFERPVVGPRTGCLPELLRDQTELLYDPDHESIADALERALDADLDAIGTQNYQRVSAFDWGSIGAKTRDVYDAL is encoded by the coding sequence ATGAAGGTCATGTTTATCCCGGACTTCACCGACGGAAACCCCTATCAGCGTCGACTGGCCGAGGGGATTTCGACCGACGGGACCGACGTCACGTTCGCGAGCGGATATCCGCTTTCGACGCTTCGAACGGTCGCCGAGACGCGGCCGGACGTGGTCCACTTCCACTGGATAGCCCCGTTTCTCGTCAGCGAGAGCCGCCTCGTTAGCTACGCGAAGTCTACGGTCTTTCTCCTCGCGACGCTGACTGCGAAACTGATGCGTATCGACGTCGTCTGGACCGTTCACAACGTCCTCGACCACGAGCGACGGCACCCACGAATCGAACTGTTCGGCCGCCGCGTGTTCGCGAGGCTCTGTGACGAACTCATCGTCCACTGCGAGGCGGCGCGTGACACCGTCGTTGAACGGTATCGGCTCCCGACGTCCCGGCACGTCCACGTGATTCCGCACGGTCACTACGAGACGAGTCATCGAAATACGGTCAGTCGCGACGAGGCGCGCGACAGACTCGGCGTCGCGTCCGATTCGACCGTCTTCTTGTATCTCGGCCAGATACGGCCGTACAAACAGGTCCCGCAACTCATCGACGCCGTCGCCTCGCTTCCGGACGAGGACGTCCGACTGCTCGTCGCCGGCAAACCCTCCGACGAGTCGCACGCGCGGGAGGTTAGACGGAGGGCCGAGTCCGACCCTCGCGTGGACGCCACGCTGTCGTTTGTCCCCGACGAGGACGTGCAGGTGTACTTCAACGCTTCGGACGCGGTCGTCCTGCCGTATCGGGACATCCTCACCTCCGGGAGCGCGATTCTGGGGATGACGTTCGAGCGACCGGTCGTCGGCCCGCGGACGGGTTGTCTCCCGGAACTGCTCCGGGACCAGACCGAACTGCTCTACGACCCGGACCACGAGTCGATAGCCGACGCACTGGAACGTGCACTCGACGCCGACCTCGACGCAATCGGGACGCAGAACTATCAGCGAGTGTCGGCGTTCGACTGGGGCAGCATCGGCGCGAAGACCCGAGACGTGTACGACGCACTCTGA
- a CDS encoding GMC family oxidoreductase: MSATDSEPDRTPSDDADVCVVGSGVAGALVAYTLSSRGYDVVVLEAGPRFDPSKRLQQMEDAIRPEGSISDVWDVGGERDRYTSSGEVFYGLNKTRVKGVGGTTLHWLGITPRLHEKDFEMQTRYGLASDWPISYDDLRPYYARAERELGVAGADDNPFAPPREEDYPMEAFPPSYSDSLFADACESLGITMHSVPQARNSETYDGRSQCVGFSTCIPVCPSGAKYSGDVHVRKAEAEGARVIDRAPVQRLEHDDEGNHVEAAVYATPDGTRHRQTADEFVLAAGAVEVPRLLLLSQSEAYPDGLANSSGVVGRYFMDHPIVRLEGRVDRPTNQEPIGYHTSETHQFYDHEDPVPGSIKFVFDNVNSMNAANRALRGADPDTSGDFADVFAGDAWGDEALERMRADTPNRMVGMFANPEPLPRAENRVTLNTSRTDDFGNPVPEVSWNIGSHARETMEYARELQHRVMDELGGEVTFESDLSNPRPASHKMGTTRMGTDPNESVVDETLRTHDLRNLSIASSSVFVTGGAMNPTLTIAALSLKAADHVEERL; the protein is encoded by the coding sequence ATGAGCGCCACCGACTCCGAGCCGGACCGGACCCCTTCCGACGACGCGGACGTCTGTGTCGTCGGCTCCGGTGTGGCCGGCGCACTCGTCGCGTACACGCTTTCGAGCCGCGGCTACGACGTCGTCGTTCTCGAAGCGGGTCCACGGTTCGATCCGAGCAAGCGCCTCCAGCAGATGGAGGACGCCATCCGTCCGGAAGGAAGCATCTCCGACGTCTGGGACGTCGGCGGCGAACGAGACCGGTACACCTCTTCGGGAGAGGTGTTCTACGGCCTGAACAAGACCCGCGTGAAGGGAGTCGGGGGGACGACGCTCCACTGGCTGGGTATCACCCCGCGGTTACACGAGAAGGACTTCGAGATGCAGACGCGGTACGGACTCGCCTCCGATTGGCCGATAAGCTACGACGACCTCAGACCGTACTACGCCCGGGCGGAGCGAGAACTCGGCGTCGCGGGAGCGGACGACAACCCGTTCGCACCGCCGCGCGAGGAGGACTACCCGATGGAGGCGTTCCCGCCGAGTTACTCGGACTCGTTGTTCGCCGACGCGTGTGAGAGCCTCGGAATCACGATGCACTCGGTCCCGCAGGCTCGTAACTCCGAGACGTACGACGGCCGTAGCCAGTGCGTCGGGTTCAGCACGTGTATCCCCGTCTGTCCGTCGGGCGCGAAGTACAGCGGAGACGTCCACGTCCGGAAGGCCGAAGCCGAGGGTGCGCGGGTAATCGACCGGGCACCGGTCCAGCGACTCGAACACGACGACGAGGGGAACCACGTCGAAGCGGCCGTCTACGCCACGCCCGACGGGACGCGACATCGACAGACGGCGGACGAGTTCGTCCTCGCCGCCGGTGCCGTCGAGGTTCCGCGCCTCCTGTTGCTCTCGCAGTCGGAGGCGTACCCGGACGGACTGGCGAACTCCAGCGGGGTCGTCGGCCGGTACTTCATGGACCACCCGATAGTCAGGCTGGAAGGCCGGGTGGACCGACCGACGAATCAGGAACCCATCGGCTATCACACCAGCGAGACGCACCAGTTTTACGACCACGAGGACCCCGTTCCCGGGAGCATCAAGTTCGTCTTCGACAACGTCAATTCGATGAACGCTGCCAACCGCGCACTCCGTGGCGCAGACCCCGACACGAGCGGCGACTTCGCCGACGTCTTCGCCGGCGACGCGTGGGGCGACGAAGCGCTCGAACGGATGCGCGCCGACACGCCGAACCGGATGGTCGGCATGTTCGCCAACCCGGAACCACTGCCGCGGGCAGAAAACCGGGTGACGCTGAACACCTCCCGCACCGACGACTTCGGCAACCCCGTGCCCGAAGTGTCGTGGAACATCGGCTCACACGCGCGAGAGACGATGGAGTACGCACGCGAACTACAGCACCGCGTCATGGACGAACTCGGCGGAGAGGTCACCTTCGAGAGCGACCTCTCGAATCCGCGACCCGCCTCGCACAAGATGGGGACGACCCGGATGGGGACTGATCCGAACGAGAGCGTCGTCGACGAGACGCTCCGCACGCACGACCTCCGAAACCTCTCTATCGCCTCGAGCAGCGTCTTCGTCACCGGCGGTGCGATGAATCCGACCTTGACCATCGCGGCGCTCTCACTCAAGGCCGCCGACCACGTCGAAGAACGACTGTAA
- a CDS encoding PPC domain-containing protein produces MTKQDSENEDQREGVTLGRRSYLALAGATVTGLAGCSGQGAPSKQVAMEPLEVFGYGGAAIVAREAVAVTTASAVVEAEPNDARRNATVVSVGTEVAGELTSGDADWFAFDVAAGDDLSVQLSRESGEGIVAVALYDPEGSFLNLVYAGSATPGAVTETAETSGRYYAEIIDINGGAGAYTVTVSNGETTTPEPTPTETPTPTETPTTTPTPTETPTATPTPNPEDDYGRQGYGQYGYGGV; encoded by the coding sequence GTGACGAAGCAAGACAGCGAAAACGAAGACCAGAGGGAGGGCGTGACGCTCGGTCGCCGTTCCTATCTCGCACTCGCGGGCGCAACGGTGACAGGGCTGGCCGGGTGTAGCGGTCAGGGGGCGCCGTCGAAACAGGTCGCGATGGAACCACTGGAGGTGTTCGGGTACGGCGGCGCGGCGATCGTCGCACGGGAGGCAGTCGCGGTCACGACGGCGAGTGCGGTCGTCGAGGCCGAACCCAACGACGCTCGGCGGAACGCGACCGTCGTCAGCGTCGGAACGGAGGTGGCTGGCGAACTCACGTCGGGCGACGCGGACTGGTTCGCGTTCGACGTCGCCGCCGGTGACGACCTCTCGGTGCAACTCTCGCGAGAGAGCGGCGAGGGTATCGTCGCGGTGGCGCTGTACGACCCCGAGGGGAGTTTCCTGAACCTCGTGTACGCCGGAAGCGCGACGCCCGGCGCGGTCACGGAGACGGCCGAGACGTCCGGCCGGTACTACGCCGAAATCATCGACATCAACGGCGGGGCAGGCGCCTACACCGTGACGGTGTCGAACGGCGAGACGACGACCCCGGAACCGACGCCGACCGAGACGCCAACGCCGACTGAGACACCAACCACAACGCCGACGCCGACCGAGACGCCCACCGCGACGCCGACGCCGAATCCTGAAGACGACTACGGACGACAGGGTTACGGTCAATACGGCTACGGCGGCGTCTGA
- a CDS encoding nucleotide sugar dehydrogenase: MEHGFDHDLAVIGAGRIGLPWAAVLAAHAGFSVTCVDVDEDRIDEINAGDAPFAEPGLHEALAEGLRTERLRATTDASVVEDHRYVAMTINARRDKMDSFVQVVREYAEHLTGSQILINRTTLPVRIISRMQEIVGDVASEPPGFAVLPERLAEGKAVEEILSLPNIVGTNDQRTATAMRALLEPLGTEVQFTDPRTAMFVKLIDNSYRDALFAISNQIAYVADVLELDGHEAIALANADYPRNDIPSPGLVGGKCLPKDPHFLMDETICDQPTTPDLFNATRRTNASLPSYIATEILTKRPEKVAVLGLSYKGGVGDTYNSPAASIAEIIDAQGVSVSAYDPFVDGLDDTLETALHGADVVVLATPHAEFSDAVEQINEHAPSTAVMYDVWGFFDGERLDIEYDGFGIERDTAVAEPEAGVFTELSQ; encoded by the coding sequence ATGGAGCACGGTTTCGACCACGACCTGGCCGTAATCGGAGCCGGCCGCATCGGGCTTCCGTGGGCGGCCGTCCTCGCAGCGCACGCAGGTTTCTCCGTGACCTGCGTCGACGTCGACGAGGACCGAATAGACGAAATCAACGCCGGAGACGCACCCTTCGCCGAACCCGGACTCCACGAAGCGCTCGCCGAGGGACTTCGAACCGAACGTCTCAGAGCGACGACCGACGCGAGCGTCGTCGAAGACCACCGATACGTCGCGATGACGATCAACGCGCGGCGAGACAAGATGGACTCGTTCGTCCAGGTAGTTCGCGAGTACGCGGAGCACCTCACTGGCTCGCAGATACTCATCAATCGGACGACGCTCCCGGTCCGGATCATCTCGCGGATGCAAGAGATCGTCGGGGACGTCGCGTCAGAACCGCCGGGGTTCGCGGTGCTTCCCGAGCGACTCGCCGAGGGGAAGGCCGTCGAGGAGATTCTCTCGCTCCCGAATATCGTCGGCACGAACGACCAGCGGACGGCGACGGCGATGCGGGCACTCCTCGAGCCGTTGGGGACGGAGGTTCAGTTCACCGACCCGCGGACGGCGATGTTCGTGAAACTGATCGACAACTCCTACCGCGACGCGCTGTTCGCCATCTCGAATCAGATCGCGTACGTCGCCGACGTCCTCGAACTAGACGGACACGAAGCGATAGCCCTCGCGAACGCGGACTACCCGCGGAACGACATTCCTTCACCCGGTCTCGTCGGCGGAAAGTGCCTTCCGAAGGATCCGCACTTCCTGATGGACGAGACCATCTGCGACCAGCCGACGACTCCGGACCTGTTCAACGCGACGCGGCGAACGAACGCGTCGCTCCCGTCGTACATCGCCACAGAGATCCTCACGAAGCGACCGGAGAAGGTCGCAGTTCTCGGTCTCTCGTACAAGGGCGGCGTGGGCGACACCTACAACTCACCGGCGGCGTCCATCGCGGAGATTATCGACGCACAGGGCGTCTCAGTCTCGGCGTACGACCCGTTCGTCGACGGCCTCGACGACACGCTCGAAACCGCCCTGCACGGGGCGGACGTCGTCGTGCTAGCGACGCCACACGCGGAGTTCTCCGACGCCGTCGAGCAAATCAACGAGCACGCGCCGTCCACGGCGGTGATGTACGACGTCTGGGGGTTCTTCGACGGAGAACGGCTCGACATCGAGTACGACGGGTTCGGCATCGAACGGGACACCGCCGTCGCCGAACCCGAAGCGGGCGTATTCACCGAGTTGAGCCAATGA